In Gorilla gorilla gorilla isolate KB3781 chromosome 12, NHGRI_mGorGor1-v2.1_pri, whole genome shotgun sequence, the following are encoded in one genomic region:
- the YPEL5 gene encoding protein yippee-like 5 yields the protein MGRIFLDHIGGTRLFSCANCDTILTNRSELISTRFTGATGRAFLFNKVVNLQYSEVQDRVMLTGRHMVRDVSCKNCNSKLGWIYEFATEDSQRYKEGRVILERALVRESEGFEEHVPSDNS from the exons atgggcagAATTTTCCTTGATCATATCGGTGGTACCCGTCTGTTTTCTTGTGCAAACTGTGATACGATCCTGACCAACCGCTCAGAACTCATCTCCACTCGTTTCACAGGCGCCACTGGCAGAGCATTTCTTTTTAACAAG GTAGTTAACCTGCAGTACAGTGAAGTTCAAGATCGGGTCATGCTCACTGGCCGCCACATGGTTCGAGATGTGAGCTGCAAAAACTGCAATAGCAAACTGGGATGGATCTATGAGTTTGCCACTGAAGACAGCCAGCGATATAAGGAAGGCCGTGTGATCCTGGAACGTGCTCTAGTTCGAGAGAGTGAGGGCTTTGAGGAGCATGTACCATCTGATAACTCTTGA